Proteins encoded by one window of Rhodamnia argentea isolate NSW1041297 chromosome 6, ASM2092103v1, whole genome shotgun sequence:
- the LOC115732328 gene encoding squamosa promoter-binding-like protein 16, with product MASWSFSSGEKGVQSDGTMSSSDALARSKNAFLSWELRTPSGFGNNGMLVSAHQANHSIGPGFGELGFQDMAKQVPRDPIRDVWCPRVGGGRDMNPIMASPIHFLSDEESSKLTSFVMDSSSRDSSLIDLKLGRFSDNRDPPKSRLPVLSSSESSTAPKRVRAAGPNFQNSYCQVYGCNKDLSSSKDYHKRHKVCEAHSKTSKVIVSGIEQRFCQQCSRFHLLAEFDDGKRSCRKRLAGHNERRRKPQVGIHSARAGKLLQPYGGNRFQGNVFATTSFICQDILPSGSRLPPEKFKADDWGNRVKAEHGTDYGTLSVVHPRSPFPSYGFGKQLPPFLDSRGNSTSVSIFGEGSRFQHDAEGTNSGSRSLFPDPLGSEDYGIFDTESTVQGLPGVSESGCALSLLSSHSRNSSGQTSGIPMDQPLIMHGGHSRYGMGPVSENLMGVNSFTLENGVSGKFSSSGIHSAEPNQGSILICDNENSNYEISGGFVHGSSLLDAKDHLPSRDDGPTINLLQLSSQLQRVEHQRQSMHVKPENNAFSCLQTT from the exons ATGGCATCCTGGAGTTTCAGTTCTGGGGAGAAGGGGGTTCAGTCAGATGGGACAATGTCATCCTCTGATGCTCTTGCAAGAAGTAAAAATGCTTTCTTGAGTTGGGAACTGAGAACTCCATCTGGTTTTGGTAATAACGGCATGCTGGTCTCTGCCCACCAGGCAAACCATAGCATTGGCCCAGGTTTTGGTGAATTAGGATTTCAAGACATGGCCAAGCAAGTCCCCAGGGATCCAATCCGGGATGTCTGGTGTCCCAGagttggaggaggaagagacaTGAACCCAATCATGGCCTCTCCAATCCATTTCCTGTCCGATGAAGAGTCCTCGAAACTCACAAGCTTTGTCATGGACTCCAGCAGTAGAGACTCCTCACTTATTGATTTGAAACTCGGGAGGTTTTCCGATAACAGGGACCCGCCTAAATCTAGGCTCCCCGTCCTGTCGTCGTCCGAGTCGTCCACGGCACCGAAGAGGGTTCGAGCGGCCGGGCCGAATTTCCAGAACTCGTATTGCCAAGTTTATGGCTGTAACAAGGACCTTAGCTCCTCCAAAGACTACCACAAGAGGCATAAAGTTTGTGAGGCTCACTCAAAGACTTCAAAAGTCATAGTGAGCGGCATTGAACAGAGGTTTTGCCAGCAGTGTAGTAG GTTTCATTTGCTGGCTGAATTTGATGATGGGAAGCGCAGCTGTCGTAAACGTCTTGCCGGCCACAACGAACGCCGTAGGAAGCCCCAAGTCGGCATTCACTCTGCAAGGGCTGGAAAACTCTTGCAGCCATATGGTG GAAACAGGTTTCAAGGGAATGTGTTCGCGACTACGTCCTTTATTTGCCAGGACATACTCCCTAGTGGCAGCCGTCTGCCTCCTGAGAAGTTTAAAGCCGATGACTGGGGCAACCGTGTTAAAGCGGAACATGGAACTGATTACGGTACACTATCGGTAGTGCATCCCAGATCGCCTTTCCCCTCTTACGGTTTTGGAAAACAGCTGCCTCCATTCCTTGATAGTAGAGGTAATTCCACCTCGGTGAGCATTTTTGGCGAAGGCAGCCGATTTCAGCATGATGCCGAAGGAACAAATTCCGGTTCGCGTTCCTTGTTTCCTGACCCCTTGGGGAGTGAAGACTATGGCATCTTCGACACCGAATCGACGGTTCAAGGATTGCCGGGAGTTTCAGAATCTGgttgtgctctctctcttctgtcatCTCACTCTCGGAATTCTTCTGGCCAAACGTCTGGGATTCCCATGGACCAGCCCCTGATCATGCACGGCGGCCATTCGCGGTATGGCATGGGCCCGGTGTCCGAAAACCTAATGGGGGTCAACTCTTTCACTCTGGAAAATGGAGTGTCGGGCAAGTTCTCTTCATCAGGAATCCATTCTGCAGAACCAAATCAAGGCTCGATCCTAATCTGTGACAACGAGAACTCCAATTACGAGATCTCGGGAGGGTTTGTACATGGATCGAGTCTTTTAGATGCAAAAGACCATCTTCCTAGCAGAGACGATGGACCGACTATCAATCTGCTTCAACTGTCTTCACAACTTCAGCGCGTGGAGCATCAAAGACAATCAATGCACGTGAAGCCGGAAAACAACGCTTTCTCTTGCCTCCAGACAACTTAA
- the LOC115745119 gene encoding protein COBRA-like isoform X1, whose protein sequence is MGPLLSMASAIISLFLLSCFGISSTEAYDALDPIGNITIKWDIMSWTTDGYVATVTIHNFQQYRHIQAPGWQLGWTWAKKEVIWSMLGGQTTEQGDCSRFHGSIPHCCKRDPTIVDLLPGTSYNQQTANCCRGGVLSSWVQDPLNAVSAFQVTVGLAGTTNKTVRLPKNFTLRAPGPGYTCGYPKLVRPTRFVSPDKRRATQAMMTWNVTCTYSQFLAQKTPTCCVSLSSFYNDTVVNCPPCTCGCQHKTTDSGSCIRSDSPHLASVVSHRSKSVNTPLLQCTSHMCPVRVHWHVKLNYKEYWRVKITITNFNYRMNFTQWNLVVQHPNFDNLTQIFSFNYKPLTPYAGLNDTAMLWGVRYYNDLLMEAGPFGNVQSELLFRKDKSSFTFDKGWAFPRRIYFNGDDCVMPPPDAYPWLPNSSQRSVTSTLYAAAMILASGSLLWAYP, encoded by the exons ATGGGGCCTCTCCTCTCCATGGCTTCGGCCATCATCTCTCTGTTTCTGCTTTCTTGTTTCGGCATTTCTTCCACAG AAGCATATGATGCGCTTGATCCTATCGGGAATATCACGATCAAATGGGACATAATGAGCTGGACAACGGATGGTTATGTG GCCACGGTTACGATCCATAACTTCCAGCAATATCGCCATATTCAAGCTCCAGGATGGCAATTAGGGTGGACATGGGCCAAGAAAGAAGTGATCTGGAGCATGTTGGGAGGCCAAACCACGGAGCAAGGCGATTGTTCAAGGTTCCACGGGTCGATCCCGCATTGCTGCAAAAGAGATCCAACCATCGTCGATTTGCTGCCCGGGACTTCGTACAACCAGCAGACAGCGAATTGCTGCAGAGGAGGAGTGCTAAGTTCATGGGTTCAGGACCCGCTAAATGCTGTAAGCGCATTTCAGGTCACCGTGGGCCTCGCTGGGACTACTAACAAGACTGTGAGATTGCCCAAAAACTTCACCCTCAGAGCCCCGGGGCCAGGGTACACTTGTGGGTATCCGAAGCTCGTGCGGCCGACCAGGTTCGTGTCGCCTGATAAAAGAAGAGCGACGCAGGCAATGA TGACTTGGAATGTCACCTGCACATATTCTCAGTTTCTCGCACAAAAGACGCCAACCTGTTGCGTCtccctttcatcattttacaaCGATACAGTCGTGAATTGTCCGCCATGTACGTGTGGCTGCCAACACAAAACGACGGATTCTGGGAGCTGCATACG GTCTGATTCGCCGCACTTGGCTTCTGTTGTTTCTCATCGGAGCAAATCCGTCAACACGCCTCTACTACAATGCACCAGCCACATGTGCCCGGTCCGTGTCCATTGGCACGTCAAGCTCAATTATAAGGAGTACTGGCGAGTGAAGATCACCATCACAAATTTCAACTACAGAATGAACTTCACCCAGTGGAACCTGGTCGTGCAGCATCCCAACTTCGATAACCTCACCCAGATCTTTAGCTTCAATTACAAGCCGCTGACTCCTTATGCCGGGTTAA ATGATACAGCCATGTTATGGGGGGTGAGGTACTACAATGATCTGCTCATGGAAGCTGGTCCTTTCGGGAATGTGCAATCGGAGCTTTTATTCCGGAAGGACAAGTCCAGCTTCACGTTCGATAAAGGATGGGCTTTCCCTCGTAGAATTTACTTCAATGGCGACGACTGCGTCATGCCACCTCCAGATGCTTACCCGTGGTTGCCGAACTCCAGTCAACGATCAGTTACCTCCACTCTTTATGCAGCGGCGATGATCTTGGCATCAGGTTCACTATTATGGGCTTATCCATGA
- the LOC115741158 gene encoding F-box protein At5g49610-like, which produces MEKSDKRSNNSNVRIPYLSLEIISEILCKLPIDSILRCRCVCKAWCYLTKNPTFIEQLLDSSVDKQPGLILEPFCADDSTQPFLLVDIEGRRVRQIHIDPLKGLRAMGTCRGLLCVGSPSALDPVFVCNPITREYRRLPTSGETDIGGHEVGLGFDPSAGKYKVLRTYVNEGRRFFEVTTLGESSWRRLDVPDGWQAYFVYQPIFWNGAIHWRTSRKGRDFIISFDVRHEKFRMISFPKDVHDFDSRPHAKDVGQFGLGVRRNNNDQLLLPPEVFVPDGYGRLRLRIEPKELELLGFRRCLTIVEHHNEWMRLWEVTGDKLEDLSISFWDEHDTHVRWNPYMTYAVINRLSEECYLLRVSACYGNPFNRKMHFTYFFPKRVSYQPLDIPGLPPMFRTVRGYEPSLVSPETV; this is translated from the coding sequence ATGGAGAAATCAGATAAAAGAAGCAACAACAGTAACGTGCGCATTCCCTACTTGTCCCTGGAGATTATATCAGAAATATTATGCAAGCTTCCTATCGACTCAATCCTACGCTGCAGATGTGTCTGCAAGGCCTGGTGTTACTTAACAAAAAATCCCACCTTCATCGAGCAGCTTTTGGATAGCAGCGTTGACAAGCAACCGGGGCTTATCCTTGAACCGTTTTGTGCGGATGACTCCACACAACCGTTTCTTTTGGTGGATATCGAGGGACGCAGGGTCAGACAGATTCACATTGATCCGCTAAAAGGACTTCGGGCTATGGGCACTTGCCGAGGATTGCTATGTGTAGGTTCTCCATCAGCTCTTGATCCTGTTTTTGTTTGCAATCCCATAACGAGGGAGTACAGAAGATTGCCAACATCAGGAGAAACAGATATTGGCGGTCATGAAGTTGGACTCGGTTTCGATCCTTCAGCAGGAAAGTACAAAGTTCTGCGGACATATGTTAATGAAGGAAGAAGGTTCTTCGAAGTGACTACATTGGGAGAGAGTTCGTGGAGGAGATTGGATGTACCTGACGGTTGGCAGGCATATTTTGTATATCAACCGATATTCTGGAACGGGGCCATTCACTGGAGAACCTCTAGAAAAGGACGCGACTTCATCATATCATTTGATGTACGTCATGAGAAGTTTCGGATGATTTCATTTCCCAAAGATGTGCACGACTTTGACAGCAGGCCACATGCCAAAGATGTTGGCCAATTCGGCCTCGGAGTACGCCGCAACAATAATGATCAATTGCTCCTACCCCCCGAAGTTTTTGTCCCTGATGGGTATGGCCGCCTCAGGCTAAGGATTGAACCTAAGGAACTTGAGCTGCTAGGATTCAGAAGATGCTTGACTATAGTAGAACATCATAACGAGTGGATGAGACTGTGGGAAGTGACAGGGGACAAGCTCGAAGACCTTTCCATCAGCTTTTGGGATGAACATGATACTCACGTGCGGTGGAATCCCTACATGACTTATGCAGTCATCAATAGGTTGAGCGAGGAATGTTATCTTTTGCGGGTAAGTGCTTGCTACGGTAACCCTTTCAACAGAAAAATGCACTTCACTTATTTCTTCCCGAAAAGGGTGAGTTACCAGCCGCTGGACATCCCTGGCCTCCCTCCGATGTTCAGGACGGTTCGCGGTTATGAGCCTAGCCTCGTATCACCTGAAACTGTGTGA
- the LOC115745119 gene encoding protein COBRA-like isoform X2: MGPLLSMASAIISLFLLSCFGISRAEAYDALDPIGNITIKWDIMSWTTDGYVATVTIHNFQQYRHIQAPGWQLGWTWAKKEVIWSMLGGQTTEQGDCSRFHGSIPHCCKRDPTIVDLLPGTSYNQQTANCCRGGVLSSWVQDPLNAVSAFQVTVGLAGTTNKTVRLPKNFTLRAPGPGYTCGYPKLVRPTRFVSPDKRRATQAMMTWNVTCTYSQFLAQKTPTCCVSLSSFYNDTVVNCPPCTCGCQHKTTDSGSCIRSDSPHLASVVSHRSKSVNTPLLQCTSHMCPVRVHWHVKLNYKEYWRVKITITNFNYRMNFTQWNLVVQHPNFDNLTQIFSFNYKPLTPYAGLNDTAMLWGVRYYNDLLMEAGPFGNVQSELLFRKDKSSFTFDKGWAFPRRIYFNGDDCVMPPPDAYPWLPNSSQRSVTSTLYAAAMILASGSLLWAYP, translated from the exons ATGGGGCCTCTCCTCTCCATGGCTTCGGCCATCATCTCTCTGTTTCTGCTTTCTTGTTTCGGCATTTCT CGTGCAGAAGCATATGATGCGCTTGATCCTATCGGGAATATCACGATCAAATGGGACATAATGAGCTGGACAACGGATGGTTATGTG GCCACGGTTACGATCCATAACTTCCAGCAATATCGCCATATTCAAGCTCCAGGATGGCAATTAGGGTGGACATGGGCCAAGAAAGAAGTGATCTGGAGCATGTTGGGAGGCCAAACCACGGAGCAAGGCGATTGTTCAAGGTTCCACGGGTCGATCCCGCATTGCTGCAAAAGAGATCCAACCATCGTCGATTTGCTGCCCGGGACTTCGTACAACCAGCAGACAGCGAATTGCTGCAGAGGAGGAGTGCTAAGTTCATGGGTTCAGGACCCGCTAAATGCTGTAAGCGCATTTCAGGTCACCGTGGGCCTCGCTGGGACTACTAACAAGACTGTGAGATTGCCCAAAAACTTCACCCTCAGAGCCCCGGGGCCAGGGTACACTTGTGGGTATCCGAAGCTCGTGCGGCCGACCAGGTTCGTGTCGCCTGATAAAAGAAGAGCGACGCAGGCAATGA TGACTTGGAATGTCACCTGCACATATTCTCAGTTTCTCGCACAAAAGACGCCAACCTGTTGCGTCtccctttcatcattttacaaCGATACAGTCGTGAATTGTCCGCCATGTACGTGTGGCTGCCAACACAAAACGACGGATTCTGGGAGCTGCATACG GTCTGATTCGCCGCACTTGGCTTCTGTTGTTTCTCATCGGAGCAAATCCGTCAACACGCCTCTACTACAATGCACCAGCCACATGTGCCCGGTCCGTGTCCATTGGCACGTCAAGCTCAATTATAAGGAGTACTGGCGAGTGAAGATCACCATCACAAATTTCAACTACAGAATGAACTTCACCCAGTGGAACCTGGTCGTGCAGCATCCCAACTTCGATAACCTCACCCAGATCTTTAGCTTCAATTACAAGCCGCTGACTCCTTATGCCGGGTTAA ATGATACAGCCATGTTATGGGGGGTGAGGTACTACAATGATCTGCTCATGGAAGCTGGTCCTTTCGGGAATGTGCAATCGGAGCTTTTATTCCGGAAGGACAAGTCCAGCTTCACGTTCGATAAAGGATGGGCTTTCCCTCGTAGAATTTACTTCAATGGCGACGACTGCGTCATGCCACCTCCAGATGCTTACCCGTGGTTGCCGAACTCCAGTCAACGATCAGTTACCTCCACTCTTTATGCAGCGGCGATGATCTTGGCATCAGGTTCACTATTATGGGCTTATCCATGA
- the LOC115743344 gene encoding COBRA-like protein 4 → MACRSKLHHILLSVVCVILFSYAGAYDPLDPTGNITMKWDIMSWTADGYVAVVTMTNFQMYRHIMSPGWKLGWVWAKKEVIWSMVGAQATDQGDCSKFKGNIPHCCKKNPTVVDLLPGVPYNQQIANCCKGGVVASWGQDPSAAVSSFQISVGLSGTSNKTVKLPKNITLAAPGGGYSCSPAKIVPSSIFMSPDGRRKTQALMTWNITCTYSQLVASKYPRCCVSMSSFYNSTITPCPTCACGCQNKNKCVLSAPKIQSVVTPTIDNPILHCTEHMCPIRVHWHVETNYKEYWRVKMSVTNFNYFINYTQWTLVAQHPNLNNVTQVFSFVYKPLVPYRSMNDTGMFYGIKFFNDLIMEAGPDGNVQSEMILQKDAYTFTLKEGWAFPRKIYFNGEECMMPSPDQYPRLPNSAPANLFPVSLRAALLAICLLVFC, encoded by the exons ATGGCCTGCAGAAGCAAACTCCATCACATTCTCCTTTCTGTTGTATGTGTAATCCTGTTTTCCTATGCAG GGGCTTATGATCCCCTGGATCCCACCGGGAACATAACGATGAAATGGGACATCATGTCCTGGACCGCCGATGGTTACGTC GCGGTGGTGACAATGACCAATTTCCAAATGTACCGACACATAATGAGCCCCGGATGGAAACTGGGTTGGGTCTGGGCTAAGAAAGAAGTGATCTGGTCCATGGTGGGAGCTCAAGCCACTGATCAAGGAGACTGTTCCAAGTTCAAGGGGAACATACCGCATTGCTGCAAGAAGAATCCCACTGTGGTCGACTTGCTTCCCGGGGTACCTTACAACCAGCAGATTGCTAATTGCTGTAAGGGCGGAGTCGTGGCGTCGTGGGGACAGGACCCTTCAGCTGCGGTCTCATCGTTTCAGATCAGTGTCGGGCTTTCCGGTACTTCAAATAAGACGGTGAAACTGCCCAAGAACATCACGCTGGCAGCTCCTGGAGGGGGCTATTCTTGCAGCCCAGCAAAGATCGTTCCATCTTCGATTTTTATGTCGCCAGACGGTCGCAGGAAAACTCAAGCGCTAA TGACGTGGAATATCACATGTACATACTCGCAGCTGGTAGCGTCTAAGTACCCGAGATGCTGCGTCTCCATGTCATCTTTCTATAACTCCACGATTACTCCTTGTCCAACTTGTGCTTGTGGCTGCCAGAACAAGAACAAATGCGTCCT GAGTGCTCCGAAGATACAAAGCGTCGTTACACCGACAATTGACAATCCAATACTGCATTGCACAGAGCATATGTGCCCCATCAGGGTCCATTGGCACGTCGAGACCAACTACAAGGAGTATTGGCGCGTAAAGATGTCCGTGACCAATTTCAACTACTTCATTAACTACACTCAGTGGACACTCGTTGCACAGCATCCAAATCTGAACAATGTCACCCAAGTTTTCAGCTTCGTCTACAAGCCGCTCGTCCCATACAGATCCATGA ATGACACTGGCATGTTCTATGGAATCAAGTTCTTCAATGACCTCATCATGGAGGCAGGGCCGGATGGTAACGTGCAGTCCGAGATGATTCTGCAGAAAGATGCTTACACGTTCACGCTCAAGGAGGGTTGGGCTTTTCCCcggaaaatttatttcaatgGGGAGGAATGCATGATGCCGTCTCCTGATCAGTACCCACGTTTACCGAATTCTGCCCCGGCGAATCTATTTCCAGTGTCATTACGAGCTGCCCTCTTGGCCATTTGTCTTCTAGTCTTTTGCTGA